The proteins below come from a single Vitis vinifera cultivar Pinot Noir 40024 chromosome 9, ASM3070453v1 genomic window:
- the LOC100263494 gene encoding pentatricopeptide repeat-containing protein At1g15510, chloroplastic — protein sequence MAVSAKIPAIHLQTNLPNPHHSKTHKPKPLNFSRNIQTRQISLRKHHEISVLNPSSITAQNPNSLILELCLKGDLEKALIHLDSMQELQVSVEEETYIALLRLCEWKRAASEGSRVHSYVSKTVTRLGVRLGNALLSMFVRFGDLVEAWYVFGKMAERDLFSWNVLVGGYAKAGYFDEALNLYHRMLWVGIRPDVYTFPCVLRTCGGLPDLARGREVHLHVIRYGFESDVDVVNALITMYVKCGDIFSARLVFDRMPRRDRISWNAMISGYFENDVCLEGLRLFFMMREFFVDPDLMTMTSVISACEALGDERLGREVHGYVIKTGFVAEVSVNNSLIQMHSSVGCWDEAEMVFSKMEFKDLVSWTAMISGYEKNGLPEKAVETYTIMEHEGVVPDEITIASVLSACAGLGLLDKGIMLHEFADRTGLTSYVIVANSLIDMYSKCRCIDKALEVFHRIPNKNVISWTSIILGLRLNYRSFEALFFFQQMILSLKPNSVTLVSVLSACARIGALSCGKEIHAHALRTGLGFDGFLPNALLDMYVRCGRMEPAWNQFNSCEKDVASWNILLTGYAQQGKGGLAVELFHKMIESDVNPDEITFTSLLCACSRSGMVTDGLEYFESMEHKFHIAPNLKHYASVVDLLGRAGRLEDAYEFIKKMPIDPDPAIWGALLNACRIYQNVELGELAAQHIFEMDTKSVGYYILLCNLYADSGKWDEVARVRKIMRENRLTVDPGCSWVEVAGQVHAFLTGDDFHPQIKEINAVLEGFYEKMEATGLSMSKDSRRDDIDASKAEIFCGHSERLAIAFGLINTVPGTPIWVTKNLYMCENCHNTVKFISKVVRRGISVRDTEQFHHFKDGVCSCGDEGYWGKT from the coding sequence ATGGCTGTTTCTGCTAAAATCCCCGCAATTCATCTCCAGACTAACCTCCCCAATCCTCATCACTCCAAAACCCACAAACCCAAACCCCTAAATTTCTCTCGAAATATCCAAACCCGCCAAATTTCCCTAAGAAAACACCACGAAATCTCAGTCCTCAACCCCAGCTCCATCACTGCCCAAAACCCGAACTCACTTATCTTGGAACTCTGCCTTAAAGGGGACTTAGAGAAAGCTTTAATCCACTTAGATTCAATGCAAGAACTTCAAGTTTCTGTCGAAGAAGAAACTTATATTGCCTTATTGAGGCTCTGTGAGTGGAAGAGAGCTGCCAGTGAAGGCTCGAGGGTTCACTCGTACGTGAGTAAAACAGTAACCCGTTTGGGGGTTAGACTCGGTAATGCGTTATTGAGTATGTTTGTGAGATTTGGTGATTTAGTTGAAGCGTGGTATGTGTTTGGGAAAATGGCCGAGAGGGATTTGTTTTCTTGGAATGTTTTGGTGGGTGGGTATGCAAAAGCTGGGTATTTTGACGAAGCTTTGAATTTGTATCATAGGATGTTGTGGGTGGGGATTAGGCCTGATGTGTACACGTTTCCTTGTGTTTTGAGGACTTGCGGGGGTTTGCCAGACTTGGCGAGGGGTAGGGAGGTTCATTTGCATGTAATTAGATATGGGTTCGAGTCAGATGTAGATGTGGTTAACGCTTTGATAACTATGTACGTGAAGTGTGGAGATATTTTTAGTGCAAGGTTGGTGTTTGATAGAATGCCCAGGAGGGATCGGATATCATGGAATGCGATGATTTCAGGGTACTTTGAGAATGATGTTTGCTTGGAAGGATTGAGATTGTTCTTTATGATGCGTGAATTTTTCGTTGATCCGGATTTGATGACAATGACCAGTGTGATCTCGGCCTGTGAGGCTCTTGGTGATGAGAGATTAGGGAGGGAAGTTCATGGGTACGTGATCAAAACTGGGTTTGTTGCTGAAGTTTCGGTAAATAATTCATTGATTCAAATGCATTCAAGTGTTGGGTGTTGGGATGAAGCAGAAATGGTTTTTTCTAAAATGGAGTTTAAAGATTTGGTATCATGGACGGCAATGATTTCAGGTTATGAGAAGAATGGGTTGCCTGAAAAAGCTGTGGAAACATACACAATCATGGAGCACGAGGGGGTTGTGCCAGATGAGATCACAATAGCCAGTGTTCTTTCTGCTTGTGCTGGTTTAGGCCTTTTAGATAAGGGTATTATGCTTCATGAGTTTGCTGATAGGACTGGACTTACTTCTTATGTCATAGTTGCAAACAGCCTTATAGATATGTATTCCAAGTGTCGATGCATTGATAAGGCTTTGGAAGTGTTTCATCGTATTCCTAACAAGAACGTGATATCTTGGACTTCGATCATTCTTGGGCTTCGGCTCAACTATCGGAGCTTTGAggctctgtttttctttcagCAAATGATACTCAGTTTAAAACCCAATTCTGTTACCTTAGTTTCTGTCCTGTCTGCATGTGCTAGGATAGGAGCTTTGTCATGTGGAAAAGAGATTCATGCTCATGCATTAAGAACTGGATTGGGGTTTGATGGTTTTTTACCCAATGCTCTTCTAGACATGTATGTAAGGTGTGGAAGGATGGAACCTGCATGGAACCAGTTTAATTCATGTGAAAAGGATGTTGCTTCATGGAACATTCTGCTTACAGGCTATGCCCAGCAGGGGAAAGGAGGACTTGCTGTGGAGctatttcataaaatgatcGAGTCAGATGTCAATCCCGATGAGATTACATTTACTTCCCTATTATGTGCTTGTAGTAGATCTGGAATGGTGACTGATGGCTTGGAGTATTTTGAAAGCATGGAACATAAGTTCCATATTGCCCCAAATCTGAAACATTATGCTAGTGTGGTGGATTTACTTGGCCGTGCAGGCCGGTTGGAGGATGCATACGAGTTTATAAAGAAAATGCCCATAGATCCAGATCCTGCCATTTGGGGAGCCTTATTAAATGCATGTAGGATTTACCAGAACGTTGAGCTTGGGGAACTTGCAGCTCAACATATCTTTGAAATGGATACAAAAAGTGTTGGCTATTACATTCTTTTGTGTAATCTTTATGCTGACAGTGGTAAGTGGGATGAAGTAGCCAGGGTGAGAAAGATAATGAGAGAAAACAGGCTTACTGTTGATCCTGGGTGCAGTTGGGTGGAAGTAGCAGGACAAGTTCATGCTTTCCTTACTGGTGATGATTTTCACCCTCAGATAAAGGAAATAAATGCAGTTTTGGAGGGGTTTTATGAGAAGATGGAGGCAACAGGTCTGAGTATGTCAAAGGACAGTCGTAGAGATGATATTGACGCTTCAAAAGCTGAAATTTTTTGTGGGCACAGCGAGAGACTGGCCATTGCGTTTGGGCTCATAAATACTGTCCCTGGTACCCCTATTTGGGTGACAAAGAATCTTTACATGTGTGAAAATTGCCATAACACCGTCAAATTCATTTCCAAGGTTGTTCGGAGGGGGATTTCAGTTAGGGATACCGAACAATTTCACCATTTCAAGGATGGAGTCTGCTCTTGTGGTGACGAGGGTTACTGGGGAAAAACTTGA
- the LOC100251511 gene encoding uncharacterized protein LOC100251511, which translates to MAMDIAFSEEEVAIDEGLGYPKAYAKLCWNRGLGPYSHGPPFTFTPYILQQHEALRARELDQMFPIIDPKAKPTTKPKIFISLLWKQLNHLGNAGFDPAIFRVDPYGNVLYYHADSASPLAWDIDHWFPCSRGGLTVPSNLRILQWQVCRRKHNKLEFLVPWWDLQLGISINQFLSIFASSNSDFRHRAFSLLFFEGENEELNDSHTVESHTFPHHFIESKEQVGLAPAAVVLSRRESRDPSPALKSLDFNRQPRPNSPIVAARKMKHSVSKENENPDMVTNPYQAIVMARDSLKQREEAAKMQGEIQKLDDEVNDLKQKNEEEKVLIQDLEYQLIKRRRRAEKCRRLAEAQSSYRIMLEKMIRDAMHQSVIYKEQVRLNQAATNALMARLEAQKAICDASEKELHKKFKQRDEIEYQIRPEWEQGRKRSRMDDNLHEDGDNKTVLCLPGIKPSSALSHKELRVFLEEEQKASEAALSLIEERKQEEIEEEPAENVNSREKPEETRLSIVAVEDENTIEERLQALEIGEGKNYNTQFPVLREPEIEEDEECRKQRGKGNVEKWLQMLLENTQEEGFGSNNAQEHETSRTDEVIRQLNLKYPYNQTKFPESENKQQKIRGRKDQWKGKEPIVEKDGNSNTVSENLPNLLPSDKSYADGVVGSIGKGVGSSMSFEGKERKGERSRKDRGLVRSESARTFRPTPSSPSVILTMKKGVDCIGKKPMVTGDDEDEEDGVVHKNFLKSSIKTIKKVVKM; encoded by the exons ATGGCCATGGATATTGCATTCTCAGAAGAAGAGGTGGCTATCGACGAGGGCCTTGGGTACCCGAAAGCCTACGCGAAGCTCTGTTGGAATCGCGGTCTTGGTCCATACAGCCACGGCCCTCCTTTCACCTTCACGCCTTATATTCTGCAGCAACATGAG GCTCTGAGAGCAAGGGAATTGGATCAGATGTTCCCAATTATAGATCCCAAAGCGAAACCAACCACCAAGCCCAAGATTTTTATCAGTCTCCTCTGGAAACAACTCAACCACCTAGG GAATGCTGGCTTTGACCCTGCAATATTTCGGGTTGATCCTTATGGCAATGTTCTATATTATCATGCTGATTCGGCCTCCCCGCTAGCCTGGGATATAGATCATTGGTTTCCCTGCTCAA GAGGAGGATTAACTGTCCCCAGCAATTTGAGGATATTGCAGTGGCAAGTGTGCAGAAGGAAGCATAACAAGCTGGAATTTCTAGTTCCATGGTGGGATCTTCAATTAGGCATCTCCATTAACCAGTTCTTATCGATATTTGCTTCTTCTAACTCGGACTTCAG GCACAGGGCATTTTCATTGCTGTTCTTTGAAggggaaaatgaagaattaaatGATTCACATACAGTAGAATCGCATACTTTTCCACACCATTTCATTGAATCCAAAGAGCAAGTAGGCCTTGCTCCTGCTGCTGTTGTTTTATCTCGAAGAGAATCCCGGGATCCTTCACCAGCCCTGAAATCCCTGGATTTCAATAGGCAGCCAAGGCCAAACTCCCCTATAGTTG CTGCCAGGAAAATGAAACATAGTGTctccaaagaaaatgaaaacccaGACATGGTTACCAACCCCTATCAAGCCATTGTCATGGCCAGAGATTCCCTGAAACAAAGAGAAGAAGCAGCAAAAATGCAAGGAGAAATACAGAAATTGGATGATGAAGTGAACGACTTGAAGCAAAAGAATGAAGAGGAAAAGGTCTTGATTCAAGACTTGGAATACCAGCTCATAAAGCGTAGGAGACGGGCCGAAAAGTGTAGGCGCCTAGCAGAGGCACAATCTTCATATAGGATCATGTTAGAGAAGATGATTCGAGATGCCATGCACCA GAGTGTCATCTACAAGGAACAAGTGAGACTGAACCAGGCAGCAACAAATGCTCTCATGGCAAGGCTTGAAGCACAGAAGGCTATTTGTGATGCCTCGGAGAAGGAACTCcacaaaaaattcaaacaaaggGATGAGATTGAGTACCAGATAAGACCCGAGTGGGAGCAAGGAAGGAAGAGGTCGAGAATGGATGACAACTTACATGAAGACGGAGACAACAAAACTGTTTTGTGTTTACCAGGAATCAAGCCAAGTAGTGCACTTTCACACAAGGAACTGAGGGTGTTTCTAGAGGAGGAGCAGAAAGCATCTGAGGCTGCCTTGTCTCTGATTGAGGAAAGAAAGCAAGAAGAAATAGAAGAGGAACCTGCAGAAAATGTGAATAGTAGGGAGAAGCCTGAGGAGACACGTCTCTCCATTGTTGCAGTGGAGGATGAAAACACAATTGAGGAGAGGCTTCAGGCATTAGAAATTGGAGAAGGGAAGAACTATAACACCCAATTCCCGGTTCTTCGAGAACCGGAAATAGAGGAGGACGAAGAGTGCAGGAAGCAGCGTGGGAAAGGAAATGTAGAGAAGTGGCTCCAGATGCTGTTAGAGAACACTCAAGAAGAAGGGTTTGGCTCTAACAATGCCCAGGAACATGAAACAAGCAGGACTGATGAAGTAATCAGACAACTAAATCTCAAGTATCCCTACAACCAGACAAAGTTCCCAGAATCAGAGAACAAGCAGCAAAAAATCCGGGGGAGGAAAGATCAATGGAAGGGGAAGGAACCGATTGTTGAGAAGGATGGTAATAGTAATACAGTGTCTGAGAACCTTCCCAACCTACTTCCTTCAGATAAAAGCTACGCAGATGGGGTGGTGGGTAGTATTGGTAAAGGAGTTGGGAGTAGTATGAGCTTTGAAGGGAAGGAAAGAAAGGGGGAGAGAAGCCGAAAGGACAGGGGGCTTGTGAGAAGCGAGAGTGCCAGGACCTTTCGACCAACCCCATCATCTCCATCTGTGATCTTGACCATGAAAAAGGGAGTGGATTGCATAGGGAAGAAGCCCATGGTAACCGGTGATGATGAGGATGAGGAGGATGGAGTCGTTCATAAAAACTTCCTGAAGTCATCCATCAAAACCATCAAGAAGGTGGTGAAGATGTAA
- the LOC100256639 gene encoding uncharacterized protein LOC100256639 yields MDFAFSKEEVAIDEGLGNPKLCRNPGPGLYSHGPPFTSTPHILQQHEALSARELDHIFPIIDPKAKPTTNHKVMVNSSNSSHMEGFSIDRPPFFFRNDYFY; encoded by the exons ATGGATTTTGCATTCTCAAAAGAAGAGGTGGCTATTGACGAGGGCCTCGGGAACCCGAAGCTCTGTCGAAATCCCGGTCCAGGTCTATACAGCCATGGCCCTCCTTTCACCTCCACACCCCATATTCTGCAGCAACATGAG GCTCTCAGTGCAAGGGAATTGGATCATATATTCCCAATTATAGACCCCAAAGCAAAACCAACCACCAATCACAAGGTTATGGTTAATTCTTCCAACTCATCCCATATGGAAGGGTTCTCTATTGATAGACCTCCATTCTTTTTCAGAAATGATtacttttattag
- the LOC100241221 gene encoding molybdate transporter 2 → MANDTPSTTTTPLLRPSRRWFSSLRLKTTLSAELGGSVGDLGTYIPIVLALTLVNHLDLSTTLIFTALYNISTGFLFGIPMPVQPMKSIAAVAISDPLLSLPQIAAAGLSTAATLFILGATGLMSLLYRFIPLPVVRGVQLSQGLAFAFSAIKYIRYNQDFSAGKSGPPRNWLGLDGIALALFAILFLVLVTGSGDFGDEAIPLGVHEEENNSVNRSRRRVRRRLRIMSSIPAALIVFILGLVLCFIRDPSIVKDLRFGPSRIHLLRITWEDWKIGFFRGAIPQIPLSILNSVIAVCKLSADLFPDREVSVTSVSVSVGVMNLVGCWFGAMPVCHGAGGLAGQYRFGGRSGASVVFLGLGKLLIGLVFGNSFVRILGQFPIGILGVLLLFAGIELAMASRDMNTKEESFVMLVCAAVSMTGSSAALGFGCGILLYGLLKLRQMECSCFGNFNFDPKRPVAVDDETSLNP, encoded by the coding sequence ATGGCCAACGACACAccttccaccaccaccacccctcTCCTCCGCCCCAGCCGGCGGTGGTTCAGCTCCCTCCGCCTCAAAACCACTCTCTCCGCCGAGCTCGGGGGCTCTGTGGGCGACCTGGGCACCTACATACCCATCGTCCTAGCTCTCACACTGGTCAACCACCTGGACCTCTCCACAACCCTCATCTTCACGGCTCTCTACAACATCTCCACCGGCTTTCTCTTCGGCATTCCAATGCCTGTCCAGCCCATGAAGTCCATCGCTGCCGTCGCCATCTCCGACCCCCTCCTCTCTCTCCCCCAAATCGCTGCCGCGGGTCTCTCCACTGCCGCCACCCTCTTCATCCTCGGCGCCACTGGCCTCATGTCCCTCCTCTACCGCTTCATCCCCCTCCCCGTCGTCCGCGGCGTCCAGCTCTCCCAGGGCCTCGCCTTCGCCTTCTCCGCCATCAAATACATCCGTTACAACCAGGACTTTTCCGCCGGAAAATCCGGTCCGCCTAGAAATTGGCTCGGCCTCGACGGAATCGCACTTGCCCTTTTCGCTATTCTGTTCTTGGTCTTGGTCACTGGCTCTGGTGATTTTGGCGATGAAGCTATCCCCTTGGGTGttcatgaagaagaaaataattctGTGAATCGCTCTCGCCGCCGTGTGCGACGGAGATTGCGGATTATGTCGTCAATTCCAGCtgctttaattgtttttatactGGGTTTGGTGCTTTGCTTTATTCGAGACCCTTCGATTGTGAAGGATCTTCGATTTGGTCCATCTAGAATCCATCTCCTAAGAATTACGTGGGAAGATTGGAAAATTGGGTTCTTCCGCGGTGCAATTCCGCAGATCCCTTTATCAATTCTGAATTCAGTGATTGCTGTGTGTAAACTGTCAGCTGATTTGTTCCCAGACCGGGAAGTGTCTGTGACTTCGGTTTCTGTCAGCGTTGGGGTCATGAATTTGGTGGGGTGCTGGTTTGGAGCAATGCCAGTTTGCCACGGTGCCGGAGGACTGGCAGGGCAGTACCGGTTCGGTGGGAGGAGTGGCGCATCAGTGGTGTTTTTGGGGCTTGGAAAGTTGCTGATTGGGCTGGTATTTGGGAATTCTTTTGTAAGGATATTGGGGCAGTTTCCAATTGGGATTCTTGGGGTGCTTTTGCTGTTTGCTGGGATTGAGTTAGCAATGGCTTCAAGGGACATGAACACCAAGGAAGAGTCATTTGTGATGTTGGTTTGTGCTGCTGTTTCAATGACTGGATCTAGTGCTGCATTGGGCTTTGGCTGTGGCATTTTGTTATATGGGCTATTGAAACTGAGGCAGATGGAATGTTCTTGTTTTGGGAACTTCAATTTCGACCCCAAACGGCCTGTTGCAGTGGATGATGAAACTAGTCTCAATCCTTAG
- the LOC100246371 gene encoding coleoptile phototropism protein 1: MKKLALPESITLAGKRPIFAAECWLDDACILDMDYFVKTLSGIKAKGVRPDLIGSIIAHYASKWLPELLTDDEKGLTIFEESPESATTSWMKKRFFVETLVGILPPEKDSIPCNFLLRLLRTANMVGVEPTYRAELESRISWQLDQASLKELMIPSFCHTCATLLDVELVMRLVKRFVNMDAAAKSGAALIKVAKLIDSYLAEAAVDSNLTLQEFASLAGALPSHARSTDDGLYRAIDTYLKAHPGVSKQDRKVLCRIIDSRKLSPEASFHAAHNERLPVRAVIQVLLSEQTKLTRQLDWSGSFSGTRSPKPGVLEHPSRCPSKREISSQQTEIRRLREEVRRLQGQCSAMQGQIERLLEKKKGLFKWKKLVMPSFRSTGVDAGSIGEKIQEREEGEGEGEAAFGQQTPLDFKITKTRLVRGKTPPKWRNSLS, translated from the exons ATGAAGAAGCTAGCCTTGCCGGAATCCATCACTCTCGCCGGAAAGAGGCCGATATTTGCAGCCGAATGCTGGCTCGATGACGCATGTATCCTCGACATGGACTACTTTGTCAAGACTCTCTCTGGAATTAAGGCCAAGGGCGTTCGACCTGACCTAATTGGTTCGATCATAGCACACTATGCTTCTAAGTGGCTTCCGGAATTATTAACCGATGACGAAAAGGGGCTAACGATCTTTGAGGAGTCACCGGAGAGTGCTACTACTTCATGGATGAAGAAAAGGTTTTTTGTCGAAACGCTAGTGGGAATTCTCCCTCCAGAGAAGGACTCCATTCCGTGCAACTTCCTTCTGAGGCTGCTCCGGACGGCTAACATGGTTGGGGTTGAGCCAACATATCGCGCTGAGCTAGAGAGCCGGATATCATGGCAGCTCGACCAAGCTTCACTGAAGGAGCTGATGATTCCTTCCTTTTGCCACACCTGTGCGACTTTACTGGATGTTGAGCTTGTCATGAGATTGGTGAAGAGGTTTGTGAACATGGATGCTGCTGCTAAGAGTGGAGCTGCCCTCATTAAAGTTGCGAAGCTCATTGACTCCTATCTTGCAGAGGCTGCCGTTGATTCCAATTTGACATTGCAGGAGTTTGCCTCTCTTGCCGGTGCTCTCCCCAGCCATGCCCGATCAACAGACGATGGGCTATACCGGGCCATCGATACTTATCTCAAA GCACATCCCGGGGTGTCCAAGCAAGATAGAAAGGTACTTTGCAGGATAATAGACAGCCGAAAACTCTCGCCGGAGGCCTCTTTCCATGCAGCTCACAATGAACGTTTACCAGTCCGAGCAGTGATCCAAGTGCTCCTCTCAGAGCAAACCAAGCTCACCCGGCAGCTAGACTGGAGCGGTTCCTTCAGTGGAACCCGAAGCCCCAAGCCTGGAGTACTTGAGCATCCATCTAGGTGTCCCTCCAAGCGCGAAATATCGTCTCAACAGACGGAGATAAGGAGGTTGAGAGAGGAAGTTAGGAGGCTTCAAGGGCAGTGCAGTGCGATGCAGGGACAGATAGAGAGGTTGCTGGAGAAGAAGAAGGGGTTGTTCAAGTGGAAGAAGTTGGTAATGCCTTCATTCAGATCTACTGGGGTTGATGCTGGAAGCATTGGGGAGAAGatccaagaaagagaagaaggagaaggagaaggagaggCTGCATTTGGGCAGCAAACGCCTCTGGATTTCAAGATCACGAAGACAAGGCTGGTTCGAGGAAAAACTCCTCCcaagtggaggaattccttgtCTTGA